The genomic interval TTGTTTTTTATAAAGAAATAAAAAAATATTCTTCAATACTCTACATAATAGCTACTTTAATAGCTATATTTTTCATAGTATTTATGAAAACCGATCTACATAACTATATTCCTAAACACATAAGTAAATACACCATAGGAGTATTCTCTAAAAGTACTTTTTCCTTAGCTTTATTTACTATAGTAATGTACACTGGAGCTTTAAGTAATTCATTTAAATATAAGAAAAACCTAATGGCTATAAGAGGCGAACTTTCAATAATCGCTTGTATCTTAACCTTAGGTCATAATATTTTATATGGAATATATTATTTCCCTACATTCTTTACTAACCCACATTCTTTAACTTATTATAAGTTTTTTGCAACTTTATTAAGTTTAATCATGATATGCTTAATGATTCCTTTAATGATCACTTCATTCCAATGTGTAAGAAAAAAAATGAACTATAAAACATGGAAAAAGATTCAAAGGTCAGCATATTTATTTTATGGTTTAATGTACATACATATAATGCTTTTATACATACCAAAATTTGATAAGAAACTTTTTGAAATAATATTATATAGTATTATATTCTTTGCATACTACTTATTACGTATAAGAAAGTATTTTAAAGATAAATCTAAAACTTGTTTTAGCAAATAAAAATTACTCTAAAAATGGACTAGCTCTTTTTACCATTAAGAGCCTCTAATAGTTTTTAAAATAAATAAAATAACCTATACATAAATAACTACACATATAAATAAAACTTATAAATAGATAAAGAGCTTATATTTTTTAAACTCTAAATCTATTTATAAGTTTTTTAATATATCTAACCCATAATATTTAAGCTTATTAAATTTATAATAAATTTTCTTTATATATCCTAATAATAATTATATTTTTATTTTCTATTTAAATTCCTCTGGATGTCTTCTCTTAAGTTCTGGAATTGCCCATCCTCTTCCTGTTTGCTCTAATCTTTTACAGTACTCTTTTAAATGACCTTTAGCATGATATGGTCCTCCCTCTCTTATTACAGTCCAAAGGGGATCAACATCACTTTCACTACTCATCATCATTTCATCATGCCACTGTTGAAGAAGATACGCTCCTTCCATGCATAGTTCTTTTCTTATCTCTGCTAAATTTCTTATTTCGTGAGGATCATCCTCTACATTAAAAAGCATTTCCTTTGGAAATAAGTGATATCCATCATGATAAGTTCTAATATAAATATAATCTTTAAATCTTACAGCTCTTTGACACACATGAACACATTGCCCTAAAACCAAATAATCTCTTCCTGTATCTTCTCCATTTAAAATACTTTGTGCATAGCTTCTACCATCCCAGTACTCTTTCTTTTCCTTATTAAATAACTCAGCTAAAGTTGGTGCTAAATCTAAATTATAATGAAATCCATCATCTCTATAATTTTTCATAGCCCCAGGCCACTTTATTATCATTGGTATTTTAGTAGTTGCATAATCAGCAGTTCCGTGCTCTGCATACATACCAAATTCACCTATTGCCTCCCCATGATCTGATGTTATTATAATAGCAAGGTCTTCGTATAATCCCTTATCTTTTAATAACCTAAGTATTTGTCCAATATGAGAATCCATATAATTTATTCCTGAATCATATTGATCAAAGAATTTTATAAGATCATCATAATTTTTAATTTCTCCCATATGTTTTGGAAATCTTGGTGATGTATCACTATTATACATTCCTATTTCTCTAGCTCCATGTGGTCCAATTTTATTGTTACGATGTTCATTAAATCTTTCCTCACTTATCCATCTCTTTAAACCATCTCCTTCAAATGGATTTTCATAAGTATCTGGAGTTCTATAAGGAGTATGTGCATCCCAATAGTTTACATGAAGGAACCAGTTATCTTTATCACAATTATCTTCTATCCATTTTAATACAGTTGGAGTTACTTCTTCTGCTGACTCTGCTCCACATCCACCTACATTATGAAGCTCATTAAACCCAGCATTAAACCACCACGCACTATGCCTCTCAGCAAAAGTACTTATAGAAGCTGTATAAAACCCTTCACTTCTTAAAAACATAGGAAGGCTATTAAATGCAATTCTATCATTAAAGCCTCTATTATCCCCATCTATTCTAAAATCAGCACAAACTCCTCCATGATTTACAACACCAGTATGTATTCCAAATCTTCCTGACATAAGTGCAGCCCTTGAAGGAAGACATGGTGCATCTGAACAATAATAATTATCAAAAGTTATACCCTCCCTTGAAACACTATCTATATTAGGAGATGTATTTCTTTCATATCCATAGCAACCTAAATGATCTGCTCTTAAAGTGTCTAAATCTAACATTAATATTCTCATTTTCTCAACTCCTTTAATAAAACGAAAATTTAATTTCTTTAATATATAATTCAACACAACTTCAAAAATTCCTATAAAAACTCCTTATTATAATTAAATTCTATAATTATCTCCTTAAATTAATATTTTCTCATACTTAATTTAAAGTTATAAAAAAAGGAATGTATCAAAATATAATAAAAGTTATTTTGATACATTCCCTTTTGAAAAAATTAATAGTTATATATTTATTATAAAACTAAATTTCTTTAGTTTTATTGAATCTTCTTATATGAATTTCAGTACAAATTATAGGACTAACTAAAATTAATATACCCACCAAGATATACCCTATATCAGAAATTTCTAAATTAAAAAATCTAATTATCAAAGTGAATATTATTGAGAATATAAATACAAAAACACATGGCTTTAAAATATAATTATTAGCCTCTTCCCATGTTTCTTCATTTCTCATTGCATACTTTAGTTTATACCCTACAAAAAGATTGGGATATTCCTCATAGTCATCATGAAGCTTTTTACAAATAAGCCCACTAATAAACATAACTATTCCCATAAAAATTATAACCAAAAATATTTTCCCCCTTCTTGTTTAAACACCAATACTAAAAAATATAAAATTGCAATCGCCTTTATATAATACCACTATTTACCACAATTTTCATTTAATAAATTCTTTTAAATTCATTCATTATCCTTTAAATCCATTCATTACCATTGCTTTTTTTTATATTTCTCATGTTTTGGATAATTTGGATAATAAGATACAAATTTAAATAAATTAATTGCATATTTGAATATAAATTTAAATTAAGCAAATAATAATTCATGAAGAAGGAATGAAATACTCCTTCTTCATAACTACTTACTTTTTTAAGCTTATAGGTTTAAGATTTAATAGCCTATCTCTTACGATTATTAAAAGTGTAATTAATTAGTCAATCAACTTTAACTCTCTCAAAATTATTGTCACTTCATTTAATTAAGGAGAATACCTCTCTTTCAAAGAGATTCTTAAACCTATAAGCTATTTGTTTTGAAAAAAAGAAAAGCTATTCCTCCCACTGAATAGCTTTTCATTTACTCACTCAACAATATATACAATATAAATTAATACTTTATTTTACTTATAAATGTTACCACTCCCTCTTTAATTTAACAATGTTCTAAAATTAACAAATTGTTACGTATATTACAGTAACAAATTATTTTTTGACATTATTCTCTTCTAACTTTTAATTTCGTTAAAATATTCATTTTATTTATGCACTCTATTATCCAATTCGATTTCGACAATTGAAATTGGTCATACCACCTTTCAAATAGCCATTTTCTATATGTTCTTATTTTTTAAATTTACAAGAAAAAGCTTCTTACTCTATAAATATTTCAATATAAAAAATATTTAAAAATTTTCCTTTTTATTTCTCTATGTCATTGTTTCTTTGAACAAAAATACTATATATTAAATATTGCAACTTTTTAAAATACAGGTTATAAATTTATCAATTAATAATAAATCTAAACTTTTCTTATAAATAAACTTGAAATTAAACTTAAAAATTAAATTTCTTACTTTTTTACACAATGTTTAAAATTTGATACTATGTACAAAGGAAATTATAATTAAATTGTTAATACTTAAAATAAAATATAGATTTAGGAGAGTGAGATATATGTTAGGTAACATAGTGATTTATCTTAATTATGTTATATTAGTAGCGATTATTGTAGGTGGTATAGCTTTAGTAGTTGCAAGCTCAAAAAAACATGAACATAAGTAAACATTTAAGTTTTGACGGAATCTCACATATAAAAATAATCTATGCATTTAAGTTTTGGCAGAAAAAAAATCTCTAGCTTATAGCTAGAGATTTTTATTTTTTAAAAGTATTATTTCTATAGATAATAAATCATGTCTATTTTTAAAATTTATATAAAAAAGAATTCTTAATAATTTATATTAAAAGAAATTATAAATCATCTTTTAAATACTTTAAAAGTACAATAAAAAAGAGTTATATGATTTTAATTAAAAGTCTTTTTAAGCAAAAGTTAATTTAACTTTTAATTCCTCTATCATATAACTCTTAAATATTTTTAAGTTGTTTACTTTAGAGTATCTTACTCTATTTACTAACCTCTTTGTTAGTAAGACTTTTTATTTATATTAGCCTTTAAAACAACTTAATTTAATTTTTGATTCCTCTTTGAACCTTGGTACTTCTAAAAGCACCTTACTCACCATTGAGATTTTTACCTGTTTTGGATTTGCTTTCTGATGTTATTTTTGAGCAATCCTAGCTTAAATTACCCAAAAATAAAAGATAGATACTCACTTTGAATACCTATCTAGGAAAATCTCTACAAGTTAATTGATGAATCTCTATATTTTAATCATACTAATTCAAGCCACCTCATTGTAGCTTACCATAATTAACTTAAATCTTACTTTAAACAAACTAACTCATAAATAGTCAGAACTTTATTAATATGGCTCTATTCCTCTTCAGTATGATAAAATTTCAATCACTTGTCTCTTTCCCCAGAAAGATAAACTATTCGCTTTGAATTAGGCAGGTCTCCTGGCTCATAACTATATCTTCTTAACACCTTCCCATGATCAATCACAGTGGTATATCGTTAAGTCGAAGTCATTTACAGTTGCTGGGGGCAGCTTTAGTTTTACACTAAATTCCCTATTAAGCATCACTGCACCTATTTCAAAAGTAGATTTTAAATCTCTACTTAATTACATTATATAAATAAATCCTTCAATTATCAACACTTTTTCTTAATAGTTAAATTTATTAAACAAAAATTTACTAATTATAAATTATAATACAAATTTTTCATGTTATATTATTATTAAAATTCATAATATAGGAGGATTTTATGAAAGAAAGAATTAACTTTAAAATTCTTAACCAAGCTGCTTGGATAAGCTTACTTTTAACCTTTATAACCCCCTATGAATTAAGCTCTTCTGGCTTTAAAACTTGGGGGTATCCAGTAAAATATTTTACAACATATGAATTTCCACAAGATAGTACCACTCTCTTATTTTCTACTTCAACTAATTTATTAGGATTAATATCAAACATACTAGTTATATATATTATGATTAACACATTTATTCTTTTAAAAGAACGCTTAAAAAAATATAAAAGTTAACACCCTATAAAAACATTTTTCTAAAACTTTTTTTATTAATATATTTTTTAATCCCTATTTAGAAATGAACATAATTTAACATAATATAATTTATCTATGCTAACAAACACAGAGTATATAAGATAAAAAGCTATAGTATATACTAGCTAATAATAAGCTAGACTATACTATAGCTTTTTATTTTCCAATATTTGTAATTTATTAGAATTTAAGTTATAATTAATATGTAAACTAAAAAGGATTGGAGGTGCTTATTATTCTGTATTTATCTTTCTTTCTAATAATTGCAATAAGTATTTTCTTAGGTAGAGGAAAAAGCTTAGTAAAACAAAAATTATTTTTAACTTTATCCTCTTTCTTAATATTAATTGGAATAATTACTTCATTTCTAATAAAAAGTATATTTTTAAATAACTTAAGAATCCATAATGAACTTTATGATTATGTAAGTCTTGAGTTTATAAATTGGGCCCTTAATAAATTTAATTCTTACTTTAAATGGTCTTATTTATATGTTCTTATAGTTTTAGGAGTTCTTTTATATACTCTATATACAGATCATAATATAAGGAATAAAGAAAACTTAAAACACTTTAACTATACTTGTGTAACATCTATGGGGGTTATATTAACTGGTGCAATAATCTATTCCTTTAGCTCCATAAATAAAGTCTTTGACATACCATTATATTTAGAGGTAACAGCTTTTTCTCAAATATTTATACTTTATATTCCACTAGTAGCAATGAGACTTTATATAGGAAATCCAGAGGTTGAAA from Clostridium perfringens carries:
- a CDS encoding ferric reductase-like transmembrane domain-containing protein — translated: MLLIISLLITTFLSIVFYKEIKKYSSILYIIATLIAIFFIVFMKTDLHNYIPKHISKYTIGVFSKSTFSLALFTIVMYTGALSNSFKYKKNLMAIRGELSIIACILTLGHNILYGIYYFPTFFTNPHSLTYYKFFATLLSLIMICLMIPLMITSFQCVRKKMNYKTWKKIQRSAYLFYGLMYIHIMLLYIPKFDKKLFEIILYSIIFFAYYLLRIRKYFKDKSKTCFSK
- a CDS encoding sulfatase, which gives rise to MRILMLDLDTLRADHLGCYGYERNTSPNIDSVSREGITFDNYYCSDAPCLPSRAALMSGRFGIHTGVVNHGGVCADFRIDGDNRGFNDRIAFNSLPMFLRSEGFYTASISTFAERHSAWWFNAGFNELHNVGGCGAESAEEVTPTVLKWIEDNCDKDNWFLHVNYWDAHTPYRTPDTYENPFEGDGLKRWISEERFNEHRNNKIGPHGAREIGMYNSDTSPRFPKHMGEIKNYDDLIKFFDQYDSGINYMDSHIGQILRLLKDKGLYEDLAIIITSDHGEAIGEFGMYAEHGTADYATTKIPMIIKWPGAMKNYRDDGFHYNLDLAPTLAELFNKEKKEYWDGRSYAQSILNGEDTGRDYLVLGQCVHVCQRAVRFKDYIYIRTYHDGYHLFPKEMLFNVEDDPHEIRNLAEIRKELCMEGAYLLQQWHDEMMMSSESDVDPLWTVIREGGPYHAKGHLKEYCKRLEQTGRGWAIPELKRRHPEEFK
- a CDS encoding SdpI family protein, translated to MVIIFMGIVMFISGLICKKLHDDYEEYPNLFVGYKLKYAMRNEETWEEANNYILKPCVFVFIFSIIFTLIIRFFNLEISDIGYILVGILILVSPIICTEIHIRRFNKTKEI